From the genome of Nicotiana sylvestris chromosome 2, ASM39365v2, whole genome shotgun sequence, one region includes:
- the LOC104228582 gene encoding bidirectional sugar transporter SWEET6a-like — translation MAMSTDQIRFIVGILGNFLSFFLFASPIPTFWRIFKNKSVEEFHPWPYIASTMNCMMWIFYGMPFVHPHSPLVVSINSVGLFLQLCYLSIFFCYAGKQNRKIIVGMLFVEIVGLAAIVVGTMLGLHTTANRTMIVGIICTIFGICMYGAPLSVMFKVIRTKSAEFLPTWLSVACFLNGICWAGYALLKFDPYILTGNGIGALLGLIQLLLLFIYRNPKKEDEKQATVELAYNV, via the exons ATGGCGATGAGTACAGATCAAATTCGTTTTATCGTCGGCATTCTTG GCAATTTCTTATCTTTTTTCCTCTTTGCTTCGCCAAT ACCAACATTTTGGCGAATCTTCAAAAACAAATCGGTAGAGGAATTCCACCCATGGCCATACATAGCTTCTACAATGAACTGTATGATGTGGATTTTCTACGGCATGCCTTTTGTTCATCCCCACAGCCCCCTTGTTGTCTCCATCAACAGCGTTGGTCTCTTCTTACAGTTGTGCTATCTTTCCATATTTTTCTGCTACGCCGGCAAACAGAATCGG AAAATCATAGTTGGCATGTTGTTCGTGGAAATCGTGGGCCTTGCCGCCATCGTAGTTGGAACCATGCTAGGGTTACACACCACCGCAAATAGAACCATGATCGTGGGAATTATCTGTACCATCTTTGGAATTTGTATGTATGGAGCTCCTTTATCGGTCATG TTTAAGGTAATCAGAACAAAGAGCGCTGAATTCTTGCCTACGTGGCTTTCCGTAGCATGCTTCCTCAATGGAATCTGCTGGGCCGGCTATGCTCTCCTCAAGTTTGACCCCTACATCTTG ACTGGAAATGGAATTGGAGCACTATTAGGTTTGATTCAGCTGCTGTTGCTCTTCATTTACCGCAATCCAAAGAAAGAGGACGAGAAGCAGGCTACCGTGGAGCTCGCATACAACGTCTGA